From Afipia carboxidovorans OM5, one genomic window encodes:
- a CDS encoding CaiB/BaiF CoA transferase family protein, whose amino-acid sequence MDGALSHIRVLDLSRILAGPWCTQNLADLGADVIKVERPGVGDDTRGWGPPWLKDADGNDTRDSGYYASANRNKRSVTINIAAPEGQALVRELAKTADVFIENYKNGDLKRYNLDYESIRAVNPSIVYCSVTGYGQDGPYAQKPGYDFVFQGMGGIMSITGERDDLPGGGPQKVGMALSDIMTGMYATIAILSALMYRQQSGKGQYIDMALLDCTVAMGSNQALAYLMTGNIPKRYGNAHAAVVPYQPFATADGHVIITVGNDRQWQRYCEVMERPDLAADERFTTASNRIVNREILLPEIARSMRERTSQDWLERLEAADVPCGPINNYKQVFENPQVVHRQMHRLVPRGDGAMVPTLASPLRLTETPPAYRKAPPALGEHTDDVLTGLLGKTDDEIRDLRNSKVI is encoded by the coding sequence ATGGACGGAGCGTTGTCGCACATCAGGGTTCTGGATCTGTCGCGTATTCTGGCAGGCCCGTGGTGTACGCAGAATCTTGCCGATCTCGGAGCTGACGTCATCAAGGTCGAGCGGCCTGGTGTCGGCGATGATACGCGGGGATGGGGGCCTCCGTGGCTCAAGGATGCTGACGGCAACGACACCCGCGATTCCGGCTATTACGCCTCTGCCAACCGCAACAAGCGGTCGGTGACGATCAATATTGCCGCGCCCGAGGGGCAGGCGCTGGTGCGTGAGCTCGCGAAGACCGCGGACGTTTTCATCGAGAACTACAAGAACGGCGACCTCAAGCGATACAATCTCGACTACGAGTCCATTCGCGCGGTCAACCCGTCGATCGTGTACTGCTCCGTGACGGGCTACGGCCAGGATGGCCCGTATGCCCAGAAGCCCGGCTATGATTTTGTCTTCCAGGGCATGGGCGGCATCATGAGCATTACCGGCGAGCGCGACGATCTGCCGGGCGGTGGTCCGCAAAAGGTCGGCATGGCGCTGTCCGACATCATGACCGGCATGTATGCCACCATCGCGATCCTGTCGGCCCTGATGTATCGCCAGCAGAGCGGCAAGGGGCAGTACATCGACATGGCCTTGCTGGACTGCACGGTCGCCATGGGCAGCAATCAGGCGCTTGCCTATCTGATGACCGGAAATATTCCGAAACGTTATGGTAATGCGCACGCAGCTGTCGTTCCGTATCAGCCTTTCGCGACGGCGGATGGTCACGTCATCATTACAGTCGGAAACGATCGCCAATGGCAGCGCTATTGCGAGGTGATGGAACGGCCGGATCTCGCCGCCGATGAGCGCTTCACAACGGCCAGCAACCGGATCGTGAATCGCGAGATTTTGTTGCCGGAGATCGCGCGCTCCATGCGAGAGCGCACATCCCAGGATTGGCTCGAGCGTTTGGAAGCCGCGGATGTGCCGTGTGGTCCGATCAACAACTACAAGCAGGTCTTCGAGAACCCGCAAGTCGTGCATCGCCAGATGCACCGTCTTGTTCCACGTGGCGATGGCGCGATGGTGCCGACTTTGGCGAGCCCGTTGCGTCTGACGGAGACGCCGCCGGCCTATCGGAAGGCGCCTCCGGCGCTGGGCGAACATACCGACGACGTGCTCACGGGCCTTTTGGGCAAGACGGATGATGAGATCCGCGATCTCCGTAACAGCAAGGTGATCTGA
- a CDS encoding TIGR03617 family F420-dependent LLM class oxidoreductase: MQIYTELNLGKTDPGLREPDIPFDITKATEKAKLIESLGFDGVVSTETKDDSYIMMALAADATTTLQIATSVAIAFARAPYTTAMAAWRLQALSRGRFTLGLGPQVKAHIVRRFGIPFTPAGPWMRDYIGAVRAFWDCWQNGTKLDYESERYKLNLMVPLFDPGPIEFAPPPIHIAAVNTYMAQVAGEVADGLRPHPMCTPRYIREVLMPSFQKGAAKTGRDPSGIAIAMKPLVATGPDEETLEKKIRDVRARVAFYASTPAYRPAFEIWGLGDLADRLSVLSREQRWEEMPGYIDDEMLNTYAVVGLYDEIADKIVDRFSGVLSHVGFSIPVESEKDAELMKTMIKRVQAG; the protein is encoded by the coding sequence ATGCAAATCTATACCGAGCTCAATCTCGGCAAAACCGATCCGGGTCTGCGCGAGCCGGACATTCCGTTCGACATCACCAAGGCGACGGAAAAAGCAAAGCTGATCGAGTCGCTCGGATTCGACGGTGTGGTTTCCACGGAAACCAAGGACGATTCCTACATCATGATGGCGCTCGCGGCCGACGCAACGACGACGCTGCAGATTGCGACATCGGTGGCAATTGCATTTGCCCGTGCCCCGTACACGACAGCGATGGCGGCGTGGCGCCTTCAGGCGCTCTCGCGCGGTCGCTTCACCCTCGGCCTCGGTCCGCAGGTGAAGGCCCATATCGTGCGGCGCTTTGGCATTCCCTTTACGCCGGCGGGTCCTTGGATGCGGGATTATATCGGCGCCGTTCGTGCGTTCTGGGATTGCTGGCAGAACGGCACCAAGCTGGATTACGAGAGCGAGCGCTACAAGCTCAATCTGATGGTGCCGTTGTTCGATCCGGGACCGATCGAATTTGCGCCGCCCCCGATCCATATCGCTGCGGTCAACACCTATATGGCGCAGGTCGCGGGAGAGGTGGCCGATGGCCTGCGTCCGCACCCGATGTGCACGCCGCGTTATATCCGCGAAGTGCTCATGCCTTCGTTCCAGAAGGGCGCAGCCAAGACCGGACGCGATCCGAGTGGCATCGCGATTGCGATGAAGCCGCTGGTCGCTACCGGCCCGGATGAAGAAACGCTGGAAAAGAAGATCCGGGACGTGCGCGCACGTGTGGCCTTCTATGCGTCGACGCCGGCCTACCGCCCTGCGTTCGAGATCTGGGGCCTCGGCGATCTGGCCGATCGTTTGAGCGTTCTGTCGCGCGAGCAGCGCTGGGAGGAAATGCCCGGCTATATCGACGATGAAATGCTGAACACCTACGCGGTGGTCGGCCTCTACGATGAAATCGCCGACAAGATCGTGGATCGCTTCAGTGGCGTCCTGTCCCATGTGGGCTTCAGCATTCCGGTCGAAAGCGAGAAGGACGCGGAGTTGATGAAGACCATGATCAAACGCGTTCAGGCAGGCTAG
- a CDS encoding tripartite tricarboxylate transporter permease translates to MDILSNLAIGLQVAVSPTNLLLCLVGALVGTLVGVLPGVGTIATVAMLLPVTFGMHPTGAIIMLAGIYYGAQYGGSTTSILVNIPGEATSVVTALDGFQMARQGRAGPALAIAAIGSFFAGCVATILIAALSVPLMNLALAFGPAEYFSLMTLGLILAVALARGSVLKAVAMIVLGLLLAAIGYDMETNVPRLSFGIGELSDGLSFATVALGLFGFAEIIRNLETQTSEDRKLVQDKITGLMPTREDLRASWPAILRGTGLGSALGILPGGGAVISSFASYTLEKKLSKHPERFGRGAIEGVAGPESANNAAAQTSFIPLLTLGIPANAVMALLIGAMMIQGIVPGPRIMQTQPDLVWGVIISMWVGNLMLLIINLPLVGIWVRLLRVPYRILFPAIVVFCAIGVYSIGNSPVDVIIAGGFGLFGYWLMKNDFEPAPLLLGMVLGPMMEENLRRAIMLSRGDLTVFVTRPLSAALLAICAIVLFLTVLPAVKRKREEVFVEE, encoded by the coding sequence ATGGATATTCTTTCCAATCTCGCAATCGGCCTGCAAGTCGCCGTATCGCCGACCAACCTGCTGCTGTGTTTGGTCGGCGCGTTGGTCGGTACGCTGGTCGGCGTGCTTCCCGGTGTCGGTACGATCGCGACCGTCGCGATGCTTCTTCCGGTCACGTTCGGCATGCATCCTACTGGCGCCATCATCATGCTGGCGGGGATTTATTACGGCGCCCAGTATGGTGGATCGACGACATCGATCCTCGTCAATATTCCCGGTGAAGCGACGTCGGTTGTGACGGCGCTGGACGGGTTTCAGATGGCGCGTCAGGGCAGGGCAGGCCCTGCGCTTGCGATCGCTGCCATCGGTTCGTTCTTCGCTGGTTGTGTCGCTACTATTCTGATTGCGGCGCTGAGCGTTCCGCTGATGAATCTCGCCTTGGCGTTCGGGCCCGCGGAATACTTCTCACTAATGACGCTGGGTCTGATCCTGGCTGTGGCTTTGGCACGGGGATCGGTCCTCAAGGCCGTTGCCATGATCGTTCTTGGTCTTCTGTTGGCAGCCATCGGCTACGACATGGAAACCAATGTTCCGCGCCTGTCGTTCGGAATCGGAGAGCTTTCGGATGGATTGAGTTTCGCAACGGTCGCGCTCGGCCTGTTTGGCTTTGCCGAGATCATCCGCAATCTGGAAACCCAGACCAGCGAAGATCGCAAACTGGTGCAGGATAAGATCACGGGGCTGATGCCGACACGCGAGGATCTTCGTGCGTCCTGGCCGGCCATTCTGCGCGGCACCGGTCTCGGCTCGGCCCTCGGTATTCTGCCGGGTGGTGGCGCGGTTATCTCCTCGTTTGCATCCTATACGCTGGAAAAGAAGCTCTCTAAGCACCCGGAGCGTTTCGGCAGAGGCGCGATCGAAGGTGTCGCCGGGCCGGAGAGCGCCAACAACGCGGCTGCCCAGACATCGTTCATTCCGCTCCTGACGCTCGGAATCCCGGCGAATGCGGTGATGGCGCTTCTGATCGGCGCGATGATGATTCAGGGAATCGTGCCGGGCCCGCGTATCATGCAGACCCAGCCTGATCTCGTTTGGGGCGTCATCATTTCCATGTGGGTTGGAAATCTGATGCTGCTGATCATCAACCTGCCTTTGGTTGGCATTTGGGTTCGGTTGCTGCGCGTGCCGTATCGCATCCTGTTTCCGGCGATCGTTGTTTTCTGTGCCATCGGCGTTTACTCGATCGGCAACTCGCCGGTCGATGTGATCATCGCGGGCGGCTTCGGCCTCTTCGGATATTGGCTGATGAAGAATGATTTCGAGCCGGCGCCGCTGCTGCTCGGAATGGTGCTCGGGCCGATGATGGAAGAGAACCTGCGGCGCGCCATCATGCTGTCGCGCGGCGATCTCACCGTTTTCGTCACACGCCCTCTTTCGGCAGCCCTGCTCGCCATCTGCGCAATCGTTCTGTTCCTCACCGTTCTTCCGGCGGTGAAGCGGAAGCGCGAAGAGGTGTTCGTGGAGGAATAA
- a CDS encoding tripartite tricarboxylate transporter TctB family protein: MAADSERAGLIKGPREFFSGIVLMVIACGTLWELRNLPGIRGFSLGPGTVPTIYSVILLLLGAAILGIGLVKRGSPLDQPSFRGMVCVAAALVLFALCIQPVGLIIASIASFLTAALGSAETRWKETILASVLVTAFCCLLFVYGLGLPFQLLPRIAG, from the coding sequence ATGGCCGCGGATTCAGAGCGAGCAGGGTTGATTAAAGGGCCGCGTGAGTTCTTTAGCGGCATCGTGCTGATGGTCATCGCCTGCGGCACACTGTGGGAGCTACGGAATCTGCCCGGCATCCGGGGATTCTCCCTTGGTCCCGGGACCGTGCCTACGATCTATTCCGTCATTCTGCTTTTGCTCGGCGCGGCGATTCTCGGAATCGGTCTCGTCAAGCGAGGGTCGCCGCTCGACCAGCCTTCGTTTCGTGGAATGGTTTGCGTTGCTGCAGCCCTTGTCCTCTTCGCATTGTGCATTCAGCCGGTCGGCTTGATCATTGCGTCCATCGCATCATTCCTCACGGCTGCGCTCGGCTCCGCCGAAACGCGGTGGAAGGAAACGATTCTGGCGTCGGTGCTTGTCACGGCGTTTTGTTGCCTGCTCTTCGTTTATGGCTTGGGGCTGCCTTTCCAGTTGCTCCCCCGGATTGCGGGGTAA
- a CDS encoding tripartite tricarboxylate transporter substrate binding protein, with protein sequence MKRGIGWFVTCIAMLMASVQFVSAQNLPQQIKIIVPFPPGGPTDVLARYIAQGLSENLKRTVFVENRPGANATVGAEQVARAAPDGSTLLFNATHQVVTPALFKKLPYDTEKDFTAVGLAATVPNALVVNPNFEAKTLAELIALAKKEPGKLSYGSFGGSNQLAAELFKKMAGVDIVHIPYKGQAPAMNDVVAGHLPMMFDSLPTSLPVAEGGRARILAVTSAERSKSLPDVPTIAEAGNLPGYEANAWFGLFMPAAEGSAVQKDLAKAMADVLARKDIQEKFIALGATPGTLMGDDFTKFVHAELKKWRKVVDDAGIERQ encoded by the coding sequence ATGAAGCGTGGAATAGGCTGGTTCGTAACCTGTATCGCGATGCTGATGGCCAGCGTCCAATTTGTGTCGGCACAAAATCTGCCGCAGCAGATCAAGATTATCGTTCCCTTCCCGCCGGGTGGGCCGACGGACGTTCTGGCTCGTTATATCGCGCAGGGCCTCTCGGAGAATCTGAAGCGCACTGTCTTTGTTGAAAACCGCCCTGGTGCCAACGCGACGGTTGGCGCTGAGCAGGTCGCCCGCGCCGCACCGGACGGCTCGACTTTGCTGTTCAACGCCACGCATCAGGTGGTGACCCCGGCTCTCTTCAAGAAATTGCCTTATGACACTGAGAAGGATTTCACAGCTGTCGGTCTTGCGGCCACCGTTCCGAACGCGCTGGTCGTCAATCCGAACTTCGAGGCCAAGACGCTCGCCGAGCTGATTGCTTTGGCCAAGAAGGAGCCGGGCAAGCTGTCGTATGGCTCGTTTGGCGGCTCCAATCAGCTCGCCGCCGAACTTTTCAAAAAGATGGCGGGCGTGGACATCGTCCACATTCCCTACAAGGGGCAGGCTCCTGCGATGAACGACGTCGTGGCAGGCCATCTGCCCATGATGTTCGATTCGCTGCCGACGTCTCTTCCGGTGGCAGAAGGCGGGCGCGCGCGCATTCTCGCTGTGACGAGTGCCGAACGGTCGAAGTCACTCCCCGATGTCCCGACGATTGCCGAAGCGGGAAATCTCCCCGGCTATGAGGCGAATGCGTGGTTCGGCCTGTTCATGCCGGCTGCTGAAGGCTCGGCTGTTCAGAAGGATCTCGCCAAGGCCATGGCGGACGTGCTCGCCCGCAAGGACATCCAGGAGAAGTTTATCGCGCTGGGAGCGACGCCGGGCACACTGATGGGTGACGACTTCACCAAGTTCGTTCACGCCGAACTGAAGAAGTGGCGGAAGGTCGTCGACGACGCCGGCATCGAGCGGCAATAG
- a CDS encoding enoyl-CoA hydratase-related protein produces the protein MLEFCKVERDEHLLLVTLNRPDVMNALHRPANLELEKVFNDFSTDPELWVCIVTGAGDKAFSAGNDLKYLAAGNDATVPPSGFGGLTARFDLDKPVIAAVNGLALGGGFEIALACDIIVAAENASFGLPEPRVGLAATAGGLLRLTRQIPVKQAMSMILTGRSVTAEEGLRLGFVNEVTPEGACLERAKSLAREIIANSPLAVRAAKHIAYRGLDCVDLETLYRAQRNLPVAQTLYGSADALEGPKAFSERRKPVWLGR, from the coding sequence ATGCTGGAGTTTTGCAAAGTCGAGCGGGACGAGCATCTTCTTCTCGTGACGCTCAACAGGCCGGATGTGATGAATGCGCTTCATCGGCCGGCGAATTTGGAGCTTGAAAAAGTCTTCAACGATTTCTCGACAGACCCCGAGCTGTGGGTTTGCATCGTCACCGGCGCCGGCGACAAAGCGTTCTCCGCCGGAAACGATCTGAAATATCTTGCGGCAGGAAACGATGCGACGGTGCCGCCGAGCGGCTTCGGCGGTTTGACGGCGCGCTTCGATCTCGACAAGCCGGTGATCGCTGCAGTGAATGGTTTGGCTCTCGGCGGCGGATTCGAGATTGCGCTCGCCTGCGACATCATCGTCGCTGCGGAGAATGCAAGCTTCGGTCTGCCGGAGCCGCGTGTCGGATTGGCCGCCACGGCAGGCGGGTTGTTGCGGCTGACGCGCCAGATTCCAGTCAAGCAAGCTATGTCGATGATCTTGACCGGGCGCTCCGTAACCGCGGAGGAAGGCTTGCGGCTTGGCTTCGTGAATGAAGTTACCCCGGAAGGCGCGTGTCTAGAGCGGGCAAAGAGTCTCGCCCGCGAGATTATCGCTAATTCGCCGCTCGCCGTCCGCGCCGCCAAACACATCGCATATCGCGGTCTCGACTGCGTCGATCTTGAGACGCTGTATCGCGCGCAGCGAAATCTCCCAGTCGCTCAGACTCTTTATGGAAGCGCTGACGCCCTGGAAGGACCAAAGGCCTTTTCAGAGCGGCGGAAGCCGGTCTGGCTGGGACGATAG
- a CDS encoding IclR family transcriptional regulator, whose protein sequence is MAVVDKDTNGSHGVAAVERALSIVEAVEASAEPQTLAEIAQRTDLYKSTILRLLVTLEGRGLIVRWSDGRYALGPAAFRLGLAYNRFDQLRGHAIQVLHDLVNKGSESASIHIRHDATTRLCLCRVDSKHSTLDRISEGDLLPLDRGAAGRLLLAFEGKKGAAYDRLRSECFALSTGEREPGCSGMAAPIFGVEGVIKATLSLSGPGERFTKERIASMRKLLMKAAATITANLGGTFPGEHAGTNRRAK, encoded by the coding sequence ATGGCTGTGGTTGATAAGGATACGAATGGATCGCATGGCGTGGCTGCGGTAGAGCGGGCGCTGTCTATTGTGGAAGCCGTAGAGGCAAGCGCGGAACCGCAGACATTGGCGGAGATTGCACAGCGCACCGATCTTTATAAAAGCACGATCCTGAGGCTCCTCGTCACCCTTGAAGGGCGCGGCCTGATCGTGCGCTGGAGCGACGGGCGATATGCGTTAGGTCCCGCGGCGTTCCGGCTCGGTCTTGCCTATAATCGTTTCGATCAGCTCCGAGGCCACGCCATTCAGGTTCTCCATGATCTCGTGAATAAAGGATCGGAGTCGGCCTCGATTCATATCCGACACGATGCAACGACGCGGTTGTGTCTTTGCCGGGTGGATTCGAAGCATTCAACGCTCGACCGTATCTCCGAGGGCGATCTTTTGCCGCTGGATCGGGGCGCTGCGGGCCGGCTCCTGCTGGCGTTTGAGGGCAAAAAGGGTGCGGCATATGACCGCCTGCGATCGGAATGTTTCGCGCTTTCCACGGGCGAACGTGAACCGGGTTGCTCTGGAATGGCGGCGCCGATCTTCGGCGTGGAGGGCGTGATCAAGGCAACGCTGTCGCTTTCCGGCCCGGGTGAACGCTTTACGAAAGAGCGGATTGCAAGCATGCGGAAATTGCTGATGAAGGCTGCGGCCACGATCACCGCAAACCTTGGCGGCACTTTTCCTGGTGAGCACGCCGGAACCAATCGTCGCGCAAAATAG
- a CDS encoding aldehyde dehydrogenase, with translation MSSPASSQPKSASQPLPFFIDGEAVQGTGQAFSSVNPATGEINYHVSAASTDDVQHAVASAHKAASDQKWRNMRPHERARILHEIANGIVKKAEHFAKIQMRENGKVFAECRTQAASAAATFRYYAGVCETLPSAVTPPRGNYLSMTIHEPVGVVAALTPWNSPLTMEAQKIAPALAAGNAVIVKPSEVTPTAAIEVARIAIEAGLPAGVLNVVTGYGRDTGAPLIQHPKVRMVSFTGGTETGRAIGRVAAERLIPAALELGGKSPNIVFSDADLDAAVDGIIGGIFEGSGQSCVAGSRLFIQRAVYGDVVSRLRAKVRQIKVGLPDQPGSTMGPLASFTHREKVEGLVASARAEGGEILEGGKRPDDEALAKGAFYLPTLIAGLPNSATVCREEIFGPVLCILPFEDEDDLVEQANGTAYGLACGIWTADYRRAWRIARQIDAGTVWINTYKQLSISTPFGGFKDSGLGREKGIEGLRLYQLAKSIYFDL, from the coding sequence GTGAGCAGTCCGGCGTCTTCCCAACCCAAGAGCGCGTCCCAACCTCTCCCCTTCTTTATCGACGGTGAAGCAGTTCAGGGAACAGGCCAGGCATTTTCTTCGGTCAATCCTGCCACCGGCGAGATCAACTACCATGTCTCCGCAGCCAGCACCGACGATGTTCAGCACGCTGTCGCAAGTGCGCACAAAGCTGCATCCGATCAGAAGTGGCGCAACATGCGTCCGCATGAGCGGGCGCGTATCCTGCACGAGATCGCCAACGGAATCGTCAAGAAAGCCGAGCATTTCGCAAAAATCCAGATGCGCGAGAATGGCAAGGTTTTCGCCGAATGCCGCACGCAGGCGGCAAGCGCGGCTGCAACTTTTCGTTATTATGCAGGCGTCTGCGAAACTCTGCCCAGTGCAGTTACGCCCCCGCGCGGCAACTATCTGTCGATGACAATCCACGAGCCGGTCGGCGTGGTTGCAGCTCTCACGCCGTGGAATTCGCCTCTTACGATGGAAGCGCAAAAGATCGCGCCCGCATTGGCAGCCGGTAATGCGGTCATCGTCAAGCCATCAGAGGTGACGCCCACCGCGGCGATTGAAGTCGCCAGGATCGCGATCGAAGCCGGCTTGCCGGCTGGTGTACTCAACGTTGTGACCGGCTATGGGCGGGACACGGGTGCGCCGCTGATCCAGCATCCGAAGGTTCGCATGGTGTCGTTCACCGGCGGCACCGAGACCGGCCGTGCGATCGGACGCGTTGCCGCGGAGCGTCTAATCCCCGCCGCACTCGAGCTGGGCGGCAAATCGCCGAACATCGTCTTTTCCGATGCCGATCTCGATGCGGCCGTTGACGGCATCATCGGCGGCATTTTTGAAGGCAGCGGACAATCCTGCGTGGCGGGCTCGCGCCTCTTTATCCAACGCGCGGTCTATGGCGACGTAGTTTCGCGGCTTCGCGCAAAAGTCCGGCAAATCAAGGTCGGACTTCCGGATCAACCCGGCAGCACGATGGGGCCGCTCGCCTCTTTCACTCATCGCGAGAAGGTCGAAGGCCTTGTTGCATCGGCGCGGGCTGAAGGTGGTGAAATTCTTGAGGGCGGCAAACGCCCGGACGATGAAGCGTTGGCGAAAGGCGCCTTCTATCTTCCCACGCTGATTGCCGGTTTGCCGAATTCGGCAACGGTCTGCCGTGAAGAAATATTCGGCCCCGTTCTTTGTATCCTGCCGTTCGAAGACGAAGACGATCTGGTCGAGCAGGCTAACGGAACGGCTTACGGCCTCGCCTGCGGTATCTGGACGGCGGATTACCGTCGCGCCTGGCGGATCGCGCGGCAGATCGACGCCGGTACGGTCTGGATCAACACCTACAAGCAACTCAGCATCTCTACGCCGTTCGGTGGCTTCAAGGACAGCGGACTTGGCCGGGAGAAAGGCATCGAGGGGCTTCGGCTCTATCAGCTCGCCAAGAGCATCTATTTCGACCTCTAG
- a CDS encoding thiolase domain-containing protein — protein sequence MSINGAAYIVGAYEHPTRKAPDKSLGQLHAEVAKGALDDAGLTKDDVDGYFCAGDASGLGPLSMLDYLGLDVRHMDSTDTGGSSYLLHVAHAAEAIAMGKCRIALITLAGRPRSQASTIGTVPHVFTDDAPDVPFEHPYRPVISNLYAMCAMRHMYEFGTTSEQLAWIKVAASHHAQHNPHAMLPNVVTVDDVLASPMVASPLHKLDCCVVSDGGGAIIVAHPDIAKSLRRPKVKLRGAGEAIQHQMGGRINLTTSAAARSGPIAFAEAAVTPTDIKYASIYDSFTITVLIQLEDLGFCEKGKGGAFVADGNLISGVGKLPFNTDGGGLCNNHPANRGGMTKIIEAVRQLRGEAHPAVQVPGCDLALVQATGGRLGTRHVSGTLILERE from the coding sequence ATGAGCATCAACGGCGCAGCTTATATTGTCGGCGCTTACGAACACCCCACCCGCAAAGCGCCCGACAAATCGCTTGGGCAACTCCATGCGGAGGTCGCAAAGGGCGCGCTCGACGATGCCGGCCTGACCAAGGACGACGTTGACGGCTATTTCTGCGCAGGCGACGCCTCCGGCCTCGGCCCTCTATCCATGCTGGACTATCTTGGACTTGATGTCCGGCACATGGATTCGACCGATACCGGCGGCTCATCCTATCTGCTTCATGTCGCGCATGCGGCCGAAGCCATCGCGATGGGCAAATGCCGGATCGCCCTCATAACGCTGGCCGGCCGCCCGCGCTCGCAGGCATCCACCATTGGCACCGTCCCGCATGTCTTCACGGATGATGCGCCGGATGTTCCGTTCGAACATCCCTATCGACCGGTTATCAGCAATCTCTACGCCATGTGCGCTATGCGCCACATGTACGAATTCGGCACCACCTCGGAGCAGCTTGCCTGGATCAAGGTTGCGGCCTCCCACCACGCCCAGCATAACCCGCATGCCATGCTACCGAATGTTGTCACCGTCGATGACGTGCTGGCTTCACCAATGGTCGCCTCGCCGCTCCATAAACTCGATTGCTGCGTGGTGTCGGACGGCGGCGGTGCCATCATTGTCGCTCATCCCGATATCGCGAAATCCTTGCGGCGCCCGAAGGTCAAACTTCGTGGCGCAGGCGAAGCCATCCAGCATCAGATGGGTGGCCGCATTAATCTGACAACATCGGCAGCCGCACGCTCGGGCCCGATCGCTTTCGCCGAGGCCGCAGTCACACCGACGGATATCAAATACGCCTCCATCTATGACAGCTTCACGATCACCGTGCTGATCCAACTCGAAGATCTAGGGTTTTGCGAGAAGGGCAAAGGCGGTGCGTTTGTCGCGGACGGCAACCTGATCTCCGGTGTCGGCAAGCTTCCTTTCAACACGGATGGCGGCGGCCTCTGCAACAATCATCCCGCCAATCGTGGCGGGATGACGAAGATTATTGAAGCCGTGCGGCAGTTACGCGGTGAAGCCCATCCTGCCGTGCAGGTTCCGGGTTGCGATCTGGCTTTGGTGCAAGCTACCGGAGGCCGCCTCGGCACGCGCCACGTCAGCGGTACGCTTATTCTGGAGCGCGAATAG
- a CDS encoding Zn-ribbon domain-containing OB-fold protein: protein MVNLKSEPKRQTTPDTRPYWDALAQRKLLLHRCQDCGKAHHYPRAHCPFCFGCNLDWEEASGRGSVYSYSVMHRADPPYVMAYIELEEGPVIMSNIVDTPFDKIRIGAPVTIDFISSPGSDSPIAVFTQNDC, encoded by the coding sequence ATGGTGAACCTCAAGAGCGAGCCCAAGCGCCAGACAACCCCAGATACGCGCCCCTATTGGGACGCTCTAGCGCAACGCAAGCTTTTGCTGCATCGCTGCCAGGACTGCGGCAAGGCTCATCACTATCCTCGCGCGCACTGCCCTTTCTGTTTTGGCTGCAATCTCGACTGGGAAGAAGCTTCAGGACGCGGATCTGTCTACAGTTACAGCGTCATGCATCGCGCCGATCCACCTTATGTAATGGCCTATATCGAACTTGAGGAAGGCCCTGTCATCATGTCGAACATCGTCGATACGCCGTTCGACAAGATCAGGATTGGAGCGCCTGTTACGATCGATTTCATATCGTCCCCCGGTTCCGACTCGCCAATAGCAGTCTTCACGCAAAACGACTGCTGA
- a CDS encoding ferritin-like domain-containing protein yields MAKAKTLSDLFHDTLKDIYFAEKKIMSALPKMAKAAQNDELQAAFEKHLVETEGQVERLDAVFQEIGETPRGKTCDAIMGILDEGKEIMSEYKGTPALDAGLLAAAQAVEHYEISRYGTLITWADELGLSKASKLLKETLAEEKKTDQTLTGLAKSVVNAEAEAA; encoded by the coding sequence ATGGCAAAAGCCAAAACGCTGAGCGATCTGTTTCATGATACGCTCAAGGACATCTATTTTGCTGAAAAGAAAATAATGAGCGCTCTGCCCAAGATGGCAAAGGCTGCTCAGAACGATGAGTTGCAGGCCGCTTTCGAGAAGCATCTGGTGGAGACCGAAGGCCAGGTCGAGCGGCTGGACGCGGTGTTCCAGGAGATTGGTGAAACACCACGTGGCAAGACTTGCGATGCCATCATGGGCATTCTCGATGAAGGCAAAGAGATCATGTCCGAGTACAAGGGCACCCCTGCCCTCGATGCGGGCCTTCTCGCTGCGGCCCAGGCGGTCGAGCATTATGAAATCTCGCGCTATGGCACTTTGATTACCTGGGCAGACGAACTCGGCTTGTCGAAAGCCAGCAAGCTTTTGAAAGAAACCCTGGCCGAGGAAAAGAAAACCGACCAGACGCTCACTGGCCTCGCAAAGTCTGTCGTCAACGCAGAGGCAGAAGCCGCCTAA
- a CDS encoding ankyrin repeat domain-containing protein — protein MTTGSDFARDGGPRQQDIVRLLIAAGADPTMTDQWGVSPLQHAQQKGYNELADILARALT, from the coding sequence GTGACCACTGGCAGTGATTTTGCCCGCGACGGTGGCCCGAGACAGCAGGACATCGTCCGGCTGTTGATCGCCGCAGGTGCCGATCCGACCATGACCGACCAGTGGGGCGTCTCTCCCCTGCAGCACGCGCAGCAGAAGGGTTACAACGAACTTGCCGATATTCTTGCTCGGGCTTTGACCTGA